gggagaggtgcgtcatttgtccgatgtgcgtcgtgtacccactatacaaccccgggagaggtgcgtaatttgtccgatgtgcgtcgtAGTACTCACTATAcaacccccgggagaggtgcgtcatttgtccgatgtgcgtcgtAGTACCCACTATACAACCCCCGGGaaaggtgcgtcatttgtccgatgtgcgtcatagtACTCACTATACAACCCCCGGGAGAgatgcgtcatttgtccgatgtgcgtcgtAGTACCCACTATAcaacccccgggagaggtgcgtcatttgtccgatgtgcgtcatattACCCACTATACAACCCCCGGGaaaggtgcgtcatttgtccgatgtgcgtcgtAGTACCCACTATACAATCCCGGTCCCCcaggagaggtgcgtcatttgtccgatgtgcgtcgtATTACCCACTATAcaacccccgggagaggtgcgtcatttgtccgatgtgcgtcatattACCCACTATACAACCCCCGGGAGAgatgcgtcatttgtccgatgtgcgtcgtAGTACCCACTATACAACCCCCAGGAGAgatgcgtcatttgtccgatgtgcgtcgtATTACCCACTATAcaacccccgggagaggtgcatCATTTGTCCGCCGTGcgtcataccttatgaataccatgaaACAAAAATGTGACTTACTTTTAGGTGACCATATGACGCACCCATTTGTCGCACTGTGAATATGTTGTTTATGATACTTTGGTGGTAAAGTAACGGACATTGACCcaccattgttcattgatgtgacgtaccatccaGGTTTTTGaagcacccctgcgtcagtcaTTCTTTGTAAATGatgcacctctcccggggggtcgtatagtgggtcatacaattgacaagttgTTCTAATCAAGTGATTAGAAAGgaaaatcatgaatattcaaattCAGAGGCGCAATAGAAGTGAATTGATCAATCGCAAGCAACAACCGTTCGGATGATACAACATTGCGTAACATTACTTGCATTGCGCGCGCTTCGtacacttgcgttgcgcttccTATTTGCGCTGCGCGTACATCCTTGTGTAAAACACAAAGTTAATTCATGAGATAGCACATTTATCTGTAACCATTCTAAAGTAGCCTTGTTTACTCATCTCCGTCAGTTTCCTATATTCACTCGGCATGTTGTGACTGTTATTAAATTCAACTTCTGTTTTTCCTTCATAGTGATATAAAATTGTTCTTCCATCAGGTGCAGTGCTGAATGGGTAAAATCCGTACAATGATATCATATCGCAGAATGGCACGGCTGCGGTGTACAAAAACAGGCCTGATGAGGGGTAGTCTGTCATGTTCCAAAATCTACAACAAAAATAACAGCATTAGATGAGAAGGCGATAGAGGGCATTTAATATGTTGGCCCATATTGATGATACAGATAACTCGAGATTTTAATAAGCTCTTGTGACGTCACCAATATATCGATTTTTTTCCACGAAGATCAATGTGCATGGTGTGTTGTTGTATGCACGTTATCCCACAAACAACTTACATGCAAGTTTTTTGGCTTAATAATCAAAAATAATCTTCTCGCTTTGGACAAATATGTCTCTTTTTTGGATTAGATTCGTAACACGTACCCATTGAATACACTTTCCAGTTGCTAATTATATGCCTAAGCACATACCACCTAACGATAACCAGTTTCAATGTGTACTAATGAATGGTAAAGTACCTGTACTAAGTATTCTAATTCTTACCGTCTAAGCAATCCCTTTAAATTCTTGAACGGGTAAGCAACTAAATTATACAAGTTATTTCTTCGAAAGAAGTTGACGTAAGTGCGATGATCGAGAGTGGGCACGCTGGTCAGTTTAGAAAACCAAATAACAGCGTTTGGAAACTCACGAAACCTGCCAACTCGAAACTGTCCTTCACACGACTTATCGCCAGTTTTAGCGCAGTACAGTAGACGTCTTGATCCAAAGCCGTTGTTAGTCATTACGTTCGTTTCGTTGCCGACATCATTCACAAATTCTTTTATTGGAGCCAAGTTCGATCTCATCACAAAATCATGTGCGTCAATTTCAGCGCCACATCCACTGTTCAGCAGAATCCCACCATTACCTATGACTGCGCATGTGCGCTGAGGAGGAATCAACTCTCCAGTTTTCTTAAGTCTGTTGCTATGATACTGACTGCTATACGTTTTCTTTGAAATCGTTTTGCTTTTCAACTTCTTTAGTCTTGTATTGCTTCCGTTGACCTGTTTTGATGCTGACCCGGTAAAGTAGGTGACCTTTTTAACCGGTTTATCTCGTTGGTGTTTGGGTATCTGTATACTCGTTGAAAGACCGTACATCGTTGCCCTTCTCCTAAAGAAAAaaccagagccatatatagagaAAAAAACCCAGTGGATTATAACAAAAACTGTAGAATACGAACAATGTGTTACCACTATACGGTCAGTATGGAAAAACATaccaactaaaa
This DNA window, taken from Antedon mediterranea chromosome 9, ecAntMedi1.1, whole genome shotgun sequence, encodes the following:
- the LOC140059326 gene encoding CMP-N-acetylneuraminate-poly-alpha-2,8-sialyltransferase-like — protein: MAKFSRKTVFHLLLSLVVGLSIASYTGIWNSYGKFEMTDFKGGRMPRLSTKTFSTKTLTTATSEFVRKRTVREFLEDEFNKTIVLEKVLQLRRRATMYGLSTSIQIPKHQRDKPVKKVTYFTGSASKQVNGSNTRLKKLKSKTISKKTYSSQYHSNRLKKTGELIPPQRTCAVIGNGGILLNSGCGAEIDAHDFVMRSNLAPIKEFVNDVGNETNVMTNNGFGSRRLLYCAKTGDKSCEGQFRVGRFREFPNAVIWFSKLTSVPTLDHRTYVNFFRRNNLYNLVAYPFKNLKGLLRRFWNMTDYPSSGLFLYTAAVPFCDMISLYGFYPFSTAPDGRTILYHYEGKTEVEFNNSHNMPSEYRKLTEMSKQGYFRMVTDKCAIS